One Cygnus atratus isolate AKBS03 ecotype Queensland, Australia chromosome 21, CAtr_DNAZoo_HiC_assembly, whole genome shotgun sequence genomic region harbors:
- the MAD2L2 gene encoding mitotic spindle assembly checkpoint protein MAD2B, with translation MTTLTRQDLNFGQVVADVLSEFLEVAVHLILYVREVYPIGIFQKRKKYNVPVQMSCHPELNQYIQDTLHCVKPLLEKNDVEKVVVVILDKEHHPVERFVFEITQPPLLSISSESLLSHVEQLLRAFILKISVCDAVLDNNPPGCTFTVLVHTREAATRNMEKIQVIKDFPWILADEQDVHMHDPRLIPLKTMTSDILKMQLYVEERAHKGT, from the exons ATGACCACACTGACACGACAGGACCTTAATTTTGGGCAAG ttgttgcagacGTTCTTTCAGAATTTCTAGAAGTGGCCGTTCACCTTATCTTGTATGTCAGAGAAGTTTACCCTATTGGcatttttcagaagaggaaaaaatacaatgtaCCTGTCCAG ATGTCCTGCCACCCGGAGCTGAATCAGTACATCCAAGACACGTTGCACTGTGTAAAGCCACTGCTTGAGAAG AATGATGTGGAGAAAGTTGTAGTTGTAATCCTGGATAAAGAGCACCACCCAGTGGAGAGATTTGTCTTTGAGATCACCCAGCCACCTCTCCTTTCCATTAG TTCGGAGTCCTTGCTGTCCCACGTGGAGCAATTACTGCGTGCCTTCATCCTGAAGATCAGCGTGTGCGATGCCGTGCTTGACAACAATCCCCCAG GTTGCACCTTCACAGTTCTGGTTCACACACGGGAGGCTGCCACGCGGAACATGGAGAAGATCCAGGTGATAAAA GATTTCCCATGGATCCTCGCTGATGAACAAGATGTGCACATGCATGACCCCCGGCTTATTCCACTGAAAACTATGACATCTGATATCTTGAAG ATGCAGCTGTATGTCGAAGAACGAGCCCACAAAGGCACCTGA